A single Neoarius graeffei isolate fNeoGra1 chromosome 23, fNeoGra1.pri, whole genome shotgun sequence DNA region contains:
- the hnrnpl2 gene encoding heterogeneous nuclear ribonucleoprotein L2 isoform X1 — protein MATQTARYYSEGGRATKRQKTDNDGGMATEGYDDPHKPLPSLVVHIRGLVDGVLEADIVEALQEFGTISYVVLMPKKRQALVEYEDMSGSCNAVTYANDNQIYIAGNPAYVNYSTSQKISRPGDSDDSRSVNNVLLFTIMNPIYPITTDVLYTICNNCGPVQRIVIFRKNGVQAMVEFDSVQSAQRAKASLNGADIYSGCCTLKIEYAKPTRLNVFKNDQDTWDYTNPNLSSQGADADGDGGKQDMNGHSNKRQRQPALLGHHPTEYGGYGYQDESYGGYDGRRVGPSMGGPRRGGASQRYGGQYGAPPPPPPGEYSAHAESPVMMVYGLEPSKINADRVFNIFCLYGNVERVKFMKSKPGAAMVEMGDCYAVDRAICHLNNYFLFNQKLNVCVSKQQAIMPGQSYELEDGTSSFKDFHGSRNNRFASPEQAAKNRIQHPSNVLHFFNAAPEASVEIFSEICDELGLKSPSNIKLFAAKGGASSERSSSGLLEWESVNDAMEALAMMNHYQMKNPNGPYPYTLKLCFSTAQHAN, from the exons ATGGCTACTCAAACGGCCCGGTACTACAGCGAGGGAGGCAGGGCAACAAAGCGCCAAAAAACTGACAACGACGGAGGAATGGCGACT GAGGGCTACGATGACCCTCACAAACCTCTCCCCTCCCTCGTGGTCCACATAAGAGGGTTGGTGGATGGAGTTCTGGAAGCAGATATTGTTGAAGCCCTGCAGGAATTTGGAACCATTAG TTATGTGGTGCTGATGCCCAAAAAGCGCCAAGCCCTAGTTGAATATGAGGACATGAGTGGCTCTTGCAATGCTGTAACGTATGCCAACGACAACCAGATCTACATCGCTGGAAATCCTGCTTATGTGAATTACTCTACCAGTCAGAAGATCTCCCGACCTGGCGATTCCGACGACTCTCGCAGTGTTAATAATGTTTTGTTATTCACAATCATGAACCCCATTTATCCCATCACTACG GATGTGCTGTATACCATCTGCAACAATTGTGGTCCTGTTCAGAGAATCGTCATCTTCAGGAAAAATGGTGTCCAGGCTATGGTAGA GTTTGATTCAGTCCAGAGTGCACAGCGGGCCAAAGCCTCTCTCAACGGTGCTGACATATACTCAGGCTGCTGCACACTCAAGATTGAGTATGCCAAG CCAACACGTCTCAACGTATTTAAGAATGATCAAGACACGTGGGATTACACCAATCCAAACCTGAGCAGCCAAG GTGCAGACGCTGATGGTGATGGGGGCAAACAAG ATATGAATGGCCACTCCAACAAGCGCCAGAGGCAGCCTGCTCTGCTGGGACACCACCCTACAGAGTACG GTGGGTACGGTTACCAGGATGAGAGTTATGGCGGCTATGACGGACGCCGTGTGGGCCCATCTATGGGAGGCCCGCGGAGGGGCGGAGCTAGTCAGCGCTACGGTGGCCAGTACGGAGCCCCACCTCCACCACCTCCAGGGGAATACAGTGCTCATGCGGAGTCACCAGTCATGATGGTCTATGGTCTGGAGCCATCCAAAATAAACGCGGATAGGGTGTTCAACATTTTCTGCCTCTATGGCAACGTTGAGAGG GTGAAATTCATGAAGAGTAAACCAGGTGCTGCCATGGTGGAAATGGGTGACTGCTATGCTGTAGACCGGGCCATTTGTCATCTAAACAACTATTTCCTGTTCAACCAGAAACTTAATGTCTG TGTGTCCAAGCAGCAGGCCATCATGCCAGGTCAGTCGTATGAGCTAGAGGACGGTACCAGCAGCTTTAAAGACTTCCACGGCAGTCGGAACAATCGCTTTGCCTCGCCAGAACAGGCGGCCAAGAACCGCATCCAGCACCCGAGCAATGTTCTGCACTTCTTCAATGCAGCCCCAGAAGCCTCAGTCGAGATCTTCTCTGAG ATCTGTGATGAACTTGGTTTGAAGAGTCCATCAAATATAAAACTGTTCGCAGCGAAAG GTGGTGCTTCATCTGAGAGAAGCTCATCAGGGCTTCTGGAGTGGGAATCTGTTAATGATGCCATGGAAGCCCTTGCCATGATGAACCATTACCAGATGAAGAACCCTA ATGGCCCATATCCCTATACACTAAAGCTGTGCTTCTCCACTGCACAGCACGCAAATTGA
- the hnrnpl2 gene encoding heterogeneous nuclear ribonucleoprotein L2 isoform X2, translating into MATQTARYYSEGGRATKRQKTDNDGGMATEGYDDPHKPLPSLVVHIRGLVDGVLEADIVEALQEFGTISYVVLMPKKRQALVEYEDMSGSCNAVTYANDNQIYIAGNPAYVNYSTSQKISRPGDSDDSRSVNNVLLFTIMNPIYPITTDVLYTICNNCGPVQRIVIFRKNGVQAMVEFDSVQSAQRAKASLNGADIYSGCCTLKIEYAKPTRLNVFKNDQDTWDYTNPNLSSQGGYGYQDESYGGYDGRRVGPSMGGPRRGGASQRYGGQYGAPPPPPPGEYSAHAESPVMMVYGLEPSKINADRVFNIFCLYGNVERVKFMKSKPGAAMVEMGDCYAVDRAICHLNNYFLFNQKLNVCVSKQQAIMPGQSYELEDGTSSFKDFHGSRNNRFASPEQAAKNRIQHPSNVLHFFNAAPEASVEIFSEICDELGLKSPSNIKLFAAKGGASSERSSSGLLEWESVNDAMEALAMMNHYQMKNPNGPYPYTLKLCFSTAQHAN; encoded by the exons ATGGCTACTCAAACGGCCCGGTACTACAGCGAGGGAGGCAGGGCAACAAAGCGCCAAAAAACTGACAACGACGGAGGAATGGCGACT GAGGGCTACGATGACCCTCACAAACCTCTCCCCTCCCTCGTGGTCCACATAAGAGGGTTGGTGGATGGAGTTCTGGAAGCAGATATTGTTGAAGCCCTGCAGGAATTTGGAACCATTAG TTATGTGGTGCTGATGCCCAAAAAGCGCCAAGCCCTAGTTGAATATGAGGACATGAGTGGCTCTTGCAATGCTGTAACGTATGCCAACGACAACCAGATCTACATCGCTGGAAATCCTGCTTATGTGAATTACTCTACCAGTCAGAAGATCTCCCGACCTGGCGATTCCGACGACTCTCGCAGTGTTAATAATGTTTTGTTATTCACAATCATGAACCCCATTTATCCCATCACTACG GATGTGCTGTATACCATCTGCAACAATTGTGGTCCTGTTCAGAGAATCGTCATCTTCAGGAAAAATGGTGTCCAGGCTATGGTAGA GTTTGATTCAGTCCAGAGTGCACAGCGGGCCAAAGCCTCTCTCAACGGTGCTGACATATACTCAGGCTGCTGCACACTCAAGATTGAGTATGCCAAG CCAACACGTCTCAACGTATTTAAGAATGATCAAGACACGTGGGATTACACCAATCCAAACCTGAGCAGCCAAG GTGGGTACGGTTACCAGGATGAGAGTTATGGCGGCTATGACGGACGCCGTGTGGGCCCATCTATGGGAGGCCCGCGGAGGGGCGGAGCTAGTCAGCGCTACGGTGGCCAGTACGGAGCCCCACCTCCACCACCTCCAGGGGAATACAGTGCTCATGCGGAGTCACCAGTCATGATGGTCTATGGTCTGGAGCCATCCAAAATAAACGCGGATAGGGTGTTCAACATTTTCTGCCTCTATGGCAACGTTGAGAGG GTGAAATTCATGAAGAGTAAACCAGGTGCTGCCATGGTGGAAATGGGTGACTGCTATGCTGTAGACCGGGCCATTTGTCATCTAAACAACTATTTCCTGTTCAACCAGAAACTTAATGTCTG TGTGTCCAAGCAGCAGGCCATCATGCCAGGTCAGTCGTATGAGCTAGAGGACGGTACCAGCAGCTTTAAAGACTTCCACGGCAGTCGGAACAATCGCTTTGCCTCGCCAGAACAGGCGGCCAAGAACCGCATCCAGCACCCGAGCAATGTTCTGCACTTCTTCAATGCAGCCCCAGAAGCCTCAGTCGAGATCTTCTCTGAG ATCTGTGATGAACTTGGTTTGAAGAGTCCATCAAATATAAAACTGTTCGCAGCGAAAG GTGGTGCTTCATCTGAGAGAAGCTCATCAGGGCTTCTGGAGTGGGAATCTGTTAATGATGCCATGGAAGCCCTTGCCATGATGAACCATTACCAGATGAAGAACCCTA ATGGCCCATATCCCTATACACTAAAGCTGTGCTTCTCCACTGCACAGCACGCAAATTGA